The sequence tcttctctctgtcctccggtgcaatggagatctgattgtaccctgagtacccatccagaaaatagAAGTGTGACCTCCCTACCAATCTGTccaacatctgatcaatgaagggaagtgggaagtggtctttccgggtggctagaCTCAACTTTCGatagtccatacaaattctccagcctgtgacggttcttgttgagatcaattcattgttgtcatttgtcacaaccgtcatgccaccctttttAGGAACACATTGTACTGGGCTCACCCAGctgctgtcagagattgggaaaataATTCCCGCATCCAACTACTTTATcacctccttcttcaccacttccttcatgttggggtttagcctcctctgatgttccctggaaggtttgtgcccctctttcagcagaatcttgtgcatgcaatAGGCGGGGTTGATCCCCttgatgtctgccatggtccaccaTATGGCAGTTTTGCACTCCTTTAGTACCTATAAAAGTTTTTgaacctgcacatctaacaaactagatgagataataacatgtaATATGGAGTCAGGTCccagaaattcatacctgaggtgggcTAGCAATGACTTAACTCCATCTTTAGTGGTTCTTCAAtggatggcttagctggaggagtttctctctTTTCTAAGTGCAAGGGCTCAAACTCTAGATTTCTCTCCCAGAACCCTCTACCTTCCAATGCCAACACCCATTCTGCCAAATCCTCACCATTCACTTCATCTAAGTTCATCAAACATGCAGCAAAGGGGTCCTCAATTGTCAATACCTCATCATCAGATTCTACAATTACATCCAcgacatcaataagagagcaattggcgaactcgcttggtcgcctcatagactTTTGCACATTGAACATTATTTCCTCATATTGAGTCTCATTTTGAGCTCCCCAGTCTCACAGTCAATCGGAGCTCTCCCcgtggccaagaatggtcttcctaagattaTAGGAATATCTTCATCCACTttgcaatccaagatcacaaaatctgcaggaaacacaaATTTTCCCACCTAAATAAGCACATCATCAAGGATACCGAATGGACGCTTCACAGTCCTGTCGGCCAGCTGCAGCAACATGGAGGTGGGTCTAGCTCTCCCAATGCCCAACCTCTTATAGATagccaggggcataagattaatGCTGGCCCCTAAATCACAGAGCACCTTAGCAAAGGCGAAATTCTCAATaatgcatggaattgtaaagctaCCTGGATCAGACAGCTTTTCAGCAATAGGTCTCGTCACCATTGCACTACAGGTCTGAGTAAGTGTAACCGTAGCCAAGTTTTGAAAATCAAATTtccgggacatcaagtccttcatcatttttgcgtaCCCAAACATCTCCTTTAAAGCTTTATCAGTagaatatttacctggatttgtttgaGCATTTCAAAGAACTTTTTATACTGCTCCTCTTTTTGATGCTTGGCCAGCCTCTGTGGAAAGGTTGCAGGAGGTCTCTTCTTCTCAATCACTTGGGACTTCTCTTTATCATATTCTATTTCAACTACTGGCTCTTCAACTGGATCAGCTACTTTCTCGGTCTCCTGTTGAATGTTCTTTTCTTCCTGAGCAGGCTGGACTGTCACTTTTGTCAGTATCGTAGACTCATCCAGCTCAATGGGCACTGGAAAGAATGTCTCAGCTTGTATATTTTCTCGAGCTCTCTCTTGTTCTGTATCTAGATCCCTGCCATTACGGAGACTCACCGCCATCAGCTGCTTTGGGCCCTGATCTTTTGGATTAATCTGGGTGTCTGCAGGTAATGTCCCCTGAGGATGATTGTTCAGAGACATTGAAATTTGGCCCAATTGCACTTCAATATTTTTGATTGTTGCATCATGTGCATCtactttttcatttatttttgcattgGACCCAATAACCTGTTGCATCATTGCTTCAAGTCTCGTGAACCCATCTTCTTGCCTTCCACCATGTTGTTGCTGGGGTGGGGGATACCCTTGCTACTGATTGTTGTACCCCTGTGGCCTTGGATAAGGTGTCATATTGTTGggaggtctcatacctcccatgtttccaGCATTGTACTGTGGCTGAGGTGGTCTGTATGGCTGCTGAGTTTGCTGATCCCAGTTCTGATTGCCTTGTCTCTGGACTTCATAGTTTGACACATAGTTCATGTCTTCAGGGTGCTGATGATGATGATCATGTTCTGCATTACAAGGATTACCAactggctgactaatgcaagatgtgcacaagcccccattggtagtatctacaatgTGCACTTGCTATTTCTGCCCTGATtcctccacctttttggtgagtatgctcATCTGTGTCAAAAGGGTCGCCACATTTTCAGCCATGGAATTTGATGGGTCAAAAGGCACTGAGTGtaccactggagtgataggtgcattcctcgTCATCCACCCCGAATTTTGAGCCATTTTGTCAAGCAGACTCTGACCTTCACTCCAAGTTTTGCTCAAAAATCCCCACCAGCTGAGGCTTCTACAATGTTCTTCATGCTATCTGATAGTCCCATGTAAAATCGttgtcccaacatctgatctggaataccatggtgtGGACATATAACCAACATTCCTTTAAACCGGCTCCATGTctcatgcagtgtctccattaGTTTCTGTTTAAAGCTCACgatctcatcaatttgttgagctgTTTTGTTGGGCGGGTGGAACTTGATGtgaaattgcttgactaactcatcccaagtttaTATAAAgtttatggggagtgagtttagccagaCCTGAGCAGCTCCTGTCACCGAGAATGGAAATAATAACAGCCTGATCGCTTCCGAAGTTACATTGGGTTGCCTTTGAGTTTTGCAAATCGACaggaagttcttcaagtgctgctgaggatcttcggCTGGTGTCCCAGAAAATAGTCACTTGTTttgcagcaagtgcagcatgttgttcGTGATCTGGAACGATTCAGCTTGTATCGCGGGCACAACAATGGAAGTGGCCAGATTATCAACTGTAGAttgtgcccagtcatatagtGCAGCCTCAGGCACAGGAGGTGCCATATCTCTGACATTTCCATTGACGTTGTCTACGTCACCCATGTCAATTTCGAGTTTGTatgtttgatgaggttgttgaagtCTTTTGTTGGCACGGTTCGATATCCGGAATGTTTTCtcggggtctgagagtccttcaagtagTTCTCCAGTTCTCGTAgagtttctaggcatacacctgtgcAACCACGTCAACAACCGTCAAAAAATTTCAATAAAAACTTTGGTGtagagaaaactgactacactaagaatttttgtatttctatcaATGGTAATTGATAATTCCGTTAGTTCCCCGGaaatggcgccaaaatttgatcacgcccaactatgccttataaaaaagacAATGCGGatgttgcaaatataacctgagtattctgcccagagtcgaatccacagagaattaacctatcaatcactatctttagacctactaaactcttgagaaccaatttcCCCAAACGTTTGAATCATAGTTGATGGTGTCTTCAATaactaaaattgcaagtaaataaacagctgtaaactaaggatgctaaggttgtaaaccATAATAAGAAAAcgctaaggtaatgacttcccATATTGATGGAATCACTTCTGTTTATGCTTTATACAAATTGACCAACAACTCTCTATCAACCAAGAACGCTcatcttaccgtaaatctctcccgagtaatcacagtaatatactcaatgcactctcccgagatacactagctagctctaattaacacggttcactttagattgcactcaaggcttcgttatccctaatcccgcctttaaacccgcagttatagatccctcttatactttgggagtggtgttgttcaacaataacctaaatatgcactctctcccgagttatgcacactaaataggcacagctaattgaggatcctgtcaattaactacaacatacacaaagttgaacaaataaagattgagactagcaatttgtattcacataaacaagaagttcatcccccagtaggttccatcaaaaccttagacaaaggatttagctactcataactatgggtaaataaactaaaacaatattcatcataaaacttgcaagaaaaataaagagaagaaaaaaccaagatgttttgggtgatctctcacacttgttcttcttgcCAAAATACTCTCTAAAacaatacatgcctctcttgggcagagtctagtgtttaaaatagggatttgggctaaaaatcccgtgttttgcactttagtccctgaagtTCTCCACCtccgccgcggttctgccgcggtcgcggtcaaaccgcggccaaacatGCTCTCTGATTCTCACTTTGTCTGTAGCCATATTctaccgcggttctgccgcggtcgtgGTGGAACCGCGGCAGACCTCTTTCAGTTCTGACTTGAGCTGTTTCGCGTGGtttacttgacggaatttttACGATCGGctctttttctccatatttgatcccaaaagtacttCATAGCCTTCTCTGGTCATATAAAACATGCAAAGCATGAAAAACACTActaagagcattttgttatcacttttatcatccaaactatacaagaaggtggttatttagggcctaattatagttaaattcacTTATTATcaatacacctccaaatgacaaaaaATTGATGAGTTGGAAATTATACTCAAAgaactttaatttgataggttttgtatcacacaactccttatatacatgtagatatgctcgtcccaagtgaggtcttgtgcgtactcatttgcaactttagtctattataaaattttccaacttgacttagacttaggacACTCCTTAAACCCCATATCACTTATAATACGCCTCGTACACTTTCTATCGTATCCAATTAGTATCCATCATGGTAATAGACCTCTtccacatataaaataatataattagaacaTGTCAACTTTCttatttcgccaaaatgcgccgaattgtcctatggacttccaaatccaaattcggacacacgtccaagttcgaaatcaccatacaaagatACTGATATCATTAACACTCTATTTTGGggttgtttgctcaaaagtcaactctctagtcaactctttccatttgagcttcaaaaataagattttgtttttctttaaatttaactccGAATCTTACGGAAACTAAACTCGACCACACATGTGGGTCATGATGCATATTACGAAGATTCTTGACGTCTTAAGCTGCTGGACGGAAtgctaattcttaaaatgacaagtcgggttgttacaatagATTCATCGGAAACGACCCAATGAGCAATACTCATCAGCTTTGCTCATGAAGTACGTTATTTTTGGGGCATTAGGGTCATTGTTTTTAGCAATCCACTAGGCATTGCCTAGGgctaattttttatatataaaaaatcaaaaatgaaatatAGTGTCAGGTGGTCTTACAacatgaaagaaataaaatatgatGATTACATAGAACCTATTACCAATATTGAGCACTGAACTCATTATTGATATCACATACGATCTAATATAACCATGTAGCTTCTTATATCGATGGTTCATTTTTTGCCGCTTTTCTTTGAGTTCTTTAGCCAATTTGATTTCCTTTTTGCTCCCTCTTGTGTTGATTCTTGTTAAGTACCGTAGATAAATTGTTTCCTGTTTTGTCCATCTATCCTGTTGAATTGAAATCAATATCCAAGGTGATATATAGTTGTCCGCTATACGCATCCACCAAATTCTTGCCCAGTACCTTCTTCTTGTAACCTTAGACACTACCATGTTAAGAATTTATGTGCCTGCATTATCGTGTATTGTCACCTTGAGTCCTGTTGAGACCATTGTATTAGTAGACATCTCAGAACTGATGGAGCAATGCATGGCCATCATTCTGGTCGTAAACCTGATCCTACAGTATTGCAAGAGAGTCCTAGTCACAGTTGTCATGGTTGTGCATGCCTCTTTCCTTCTTCAAGGGAATGAGCACATAGTGCTAATACCACCCAATGAAGTCGTAGTAGGAGGCAATGCATGAGTACACCAGAATTCCTTCGATGTTTTTTGTGATTGTGTTGTTGAATTCCTGCCTCTCTTGAATTCCAGACTTGTTCAATGTGTTTCAGTGTTTGAAACCCTATTTTGGAGGTCACATTACAATATTGCATTAGAGTGCAGTTCCATGATGTGTAATGTATTGCCATATGTGATTGCCAATATTCCTTGTCGCTCAGTAACATGTCCAAACAGTTGTTAGTTTGTTGCTTGATTATTTCCAGTTTTAAGGGATGGTCTCGATGCCTCCAGGCCCTTTTGTTTTTCCAAATTGTCATAGTATTAGAAATTACTTGGATGCTCAATGTTGGATCTCGATTGTCCAGGTCTCCTTTTGCTTTGTGTAAAATTGTTAAGCTTATGCCTCATATTGTTGCTTCATCAAGGGAATGAGCATCAATAGCTAATACCATTCTTAAAAGCTGCAGCAAATAGGAGTGCATAACTATATAAATTTCACCTGCAAAAAAGAAAGCTATGTCAGAGAAAAAGACCTTTAATTCCTCCTCCCGAAGGATGTGGAGTTGGTATTCTGCAGATGTCTGAAATAGGCGTGCATAATGATCAACGAGACAGGCGTGCATTAAAAAATACAAAGTTGCATTGTTCTTTTGTGTGTTTCTAGATTTTTCTCGAAATCAGGCGTTCCCCAGCATGCTGGTGCTACATCCAATATCTTTAGCCATTCAAGTTGTGCTCGATTATTGGAATGCATTTGTATTATAACTGAATGAGTCTGAAGTTGTCGTAGCATCAGAAAACTTaacaaatattgctctattcgCTTATGCATGCATGGTTTAATGTCGACTGCTGCAAATTTCCGTGAAAAAATGTTGCTGCCTAAGATGAGCATCTGAGTACCCAGCTTGGCCTCTACATGTATGCCCACCCTTAAGATCCTTTCAATGGCATGAGCCACCATCTGAACATCCCTCAATAGGAATGTCAAAGATGCCTGATCACGACCTGCATTTAAGGGAAAAATCGGCATCACAATGtactcatcccaagttgtttgTCCATGATGGTCTGAACTTTCCTCTGTAGTTATCCTCCTCATTTGGATCTTACTCATTAATTCCTTGCAACCTTCACCCTCAAATATAGGCATTGAAGTTTGTCTTGATTGACTATTTTCCTTCCCTTTGAATCCAACTGCCAAAAGCCATGGCATTCAATTTCTCCTATATCGATAGCATAGTTGGCAAGATAGTCCGCTAGTTTTGTTTCCTTCCCTGTGGATGTGTGACACCCTGTAATTACCCCTGCCCATTAGTTGCCAAATTTCCTCCATATATTTGACAATACACTAAGGAGGTTTCCACAgttgttcaacaaatttctttaTCGACATGAAATCAGTTTGCAGCCAAACATTATTGTAATTGTGCTCATTGCATATCCTTAAGGCCTCCAGAAATGCAAGTGCTTCAGCTTTAGTATTGGTTGCCTTATTAATCTCCTTTCCAAGAGCAAAAATAGCATCACCTTCCTGATTCCTCACACAAACTTCAATTGAACTCCTTCCCGAATTCCCCCTCGAAGCACCATCAGTGTTGACTTTAACCCATCCCTCACTAGGCATCTCCCAGATTACTTTTTCATATGTTAGCCTTGGGGTATAGTTTTCTAGCATTTGTAATAACTCATGCCATTTATGAGGAACATTAGTAATACCAGGCTTCCTAACTCGAATAAGAGCTTGAAGAGATGAAGAAACTTGGTAGATTACCCTACTGATTGTGACTGCCTCCCCATATTTGTAACCATTTCTCCTTTTCCACAATTCTCAGACTATGCAAGAGGGTAGTGATTGCATGATAGGCTTTATTCTAGGAATCACACTAGCAGTCCAACACTTTATGATCGTCTGATGCATTGATAATCCTTCTATTCGTATTCCAGCTATGGTAAGGAAGTATTTTCATACTAACTTTGCAGCAGTAGAGGTGAAGAATAAATGTGTCAATGACTCTTCCTGTGGTTCAGTGCAGCACCAACACCTTGAGGGCATACAATATCCCAACCTTTTCAAAAAATCATCAAGGGGTAACTTAGCCTTCCACACTTTCCACATTAAAAAGAAAATCTTGAATGGCAGTACTTTCACCCACATCATTTTATAAGCTAGATGTGGGTCATTCCTCCTCCTCAAATAGTCCCAAGCAGACTTGACACTAAAATTCCCTCGTGATTGTAGCATCCAGTAAGGTATGTCCAACTCATTTTCCATCACTGAGGCTTAATCCTTTCCAGAATATGCATAGCAAATTCCATAGGTAAAGCTTCTTGAATCTTCTCCACATTCCACATGCCATCCTCCACTACATCATTCACATTGCGAATAGATTCATCAATCCTAAATACTTGTGGAACTAGGAAATAAAGAGCTCTCAGTCATGTCCAGTTATCAAACCAAAATAGGGAGGATCCCATCTTAGGGTGCCAGGTGATTTGATGTTCAATACTATCTCTGCACTCCAGCATTTTCCTCCAAATATGAGACCCCTTCCTCCAAGGCACAATTACAGCATTTAACTTCTTGCAATACTTCTGGCACATGAATGAACTCCATAGGCTTGGCTTGGTTCTAAAATTCCACCACAATTTGCAGAACAACGCCTTTGATACATCATGTAGTGATCTAAAACCAATGTCCCTCCTCACAAGGCATACACAAATTATTCCATGAAGCCCAGTGCCTACTAGTTCCTCCTATAGCACTGCTCCAAAAAAGTTGAGCAAATATTTTGTGTAAACTGTTTATGACATA is a genomic window of Nicotiana tabacum cultivar K326 chromosome 16, ASM71507v2, whole genome shotgun sequence containing:
- the LOC142170173 gene encoding uncharacterized protein LOC142170173 encodes the protein MENELDIPYWMLQSRGNFSVKSAWDYLRRRNDPHLAYKMMWVKVLPFKIFFLMWKVWKAKLPLDDFLKRLGYCMPSRCWCCTEPQEESLTHLFFTSTAAKRNGYKYGEAVTISRVIYQVSSSLQALIRVRKPGITNVPHKWHELLQMLENYTPRLTYEKVIWEMPSEGWVKVNTDGASRGNSGRSSIEVCVRNQEGDAIFALGKEINKATNTKAEALAFLEALRICNEHNYNNVWLQTDFMSIKKFVEQLWKPP